The following proteins are encoded in a genomic region of Brachionichthys hirsutus isolate HB-005 unplaced genomic scaffold, CSIRO-AGI_Bhir_v1 contig_317, whole genome shotgun sequence:
- the LOC137915071 gene encoding protein FAM110C-like, whose translation MEATSDATKILEKGPEYLRKQMELDGETKGHISAVERLAASKPKYVRSQQAVNSTEEPVTALGSASVSSAESSKWSLTCAGKIVKESYSCGEQSSPGQVRRYSSKKRPDSLLLYRQKSDPLRKSINDRKQHAKRKLLLSSATKSASLPEATEKDCKAAESTGKAATPEGRAKECSSNEGGSHPQRRANEGAERSTSAATGAASRVNKSANLLTVPECEGRSAKGVGRSHSDISSRYSKSFADFDAFFKYCGLGGEVIESLGKENFSARSDEVTISVRRVSIATSDGSFARCSGNGNSNSECLLEDELHDKMRQGTSVVERNARIIKWLYSCKNATEAGKRLRDLD comes from the coding sequence ATGGAGGCGACCAGCGATGCCACAAAAATCCTGGAGAAGGGTCCCGAATACCTTCGAAAGCAAATGGAGCTCGACGGTGAGACGAAAGGACACATCAGTGCAGTGGAGAGGCTCGCTGCGAGCAAACCTAAATACGTCAGAAGCCAACAGGCGGTCAACTCGACTGAGGAGCCCGTGACCGCCCTCGGCTCTGCCTCTGTGAGTAGCGCTGAGTCTTCTAAGTGGAGTTTGACCTGTGCGGGGAAAATAGTCAAGGAGAGTTACTCATGTGGTGAACAAAGCTCACCAGGGCAAGTACGTCGGTACAGCTCCAAAAAAAGGCCAGACTCCCTCCTGCTTTACAGACAGAAAAGTGACCCGCTgagaaaatcaataaatgatcGGAAACAACATGCAAAACGAAAGTTGCTGCTCAGCTCTGCGACCAAAAGTGCTTCTTTACCTGAGGCAACAGAAAAAGACTGCAAAGCTGCTGAAAGCACAGGGAAAGCCGCCACGCCCGAAGGGAGAGCAAAGGAATGCAGCTCAAATGAAGGTGGCTCTCATCCACAGAGGAGGGCCAATGAGGGAGCGGAGCGCAGCACCTCTGCGGCAACGGGGGCAGCAAGCCGTGTAAATAAATCCGCCAATCTCCTGACAGTTCCCGAGTGTGAGGGGCGCTCGGCTAAAGGGGTTGGTCGTTCTCACTCTGACATTAGTTCCAGGTATTCCAAAAGTTTTGCAGACTTTGATGCTTTTTTCAAGTACTGTGGGCTGGGCGGCGAGGTTATCGAGTCTTTGGGGAAGGAGAACTTCTCCGCACGATCAGATGAAGTGACAATAAGCGTGCGGCGCGTAAGCATTGCTACGTCAGACGGCAGCTTCGCCAGGTGCAGCGGCAACGGCAACAGCAACAGCGAGTGCCTCCTGGAGGACGAGTTGCATGACAAGATGCGTCAAGGGACATCAGTTGTTGAGCGCAATGCGAGGATCATCAAATGGCTGTACAGCTGCAAGAATGCTACAGAGGCTGGGAAACGACTGAGGGACTTGGATTGA